A section of the Paenibacillus aurantius genome encodes:
- a CDS encoding NAD(P)-dependent alcohol dehydrogenase, which translates to MRTETKAPEHWGNPGVRTMRALVYENYGTPDVLRIKEVDVPTPKDHEVLIAVHAASVNSWDWDLLRGKPYINRLGGLRKPRYRILGADVAGRVVDVGSAVSRFQLGDEVFGDLSGCGWGGFAEYVCAHEEALTPKPNGVSFEQAAAIPQAAVLALQGLRDKGKLKKGQRVLINGAGGGVGTFGIQYARLLGVEVTGVDNAEKRDMLLSLGAEHVWDYTKEDFTNSGQQYDLILDVVGNRSVFALKRALKPGGTYVMVGGSLLRILQTLLAAPLAAWLEKKKVSVLVHKPNHADQLVWKTLVEAGKITPVLDRRYSLSEAAHALRYFGEGRAKGKIVVFMD; encoded by the coding sequence ATGAGGACAGAGACAAAGGCTCCCGAACATTGGGGGAACCCAGGAGTTCGCACGATGCGGGCGCTGGTCTATGAAAATTACGGAACGCCGGATGTTCTCCGAATTAAAGAGGTAGACGTCCCTACACCTAAGGACCACGAGGTGCTGATTGCGGTGCATGCCGCATCGGTGAACTCCTGGGATTGGGATCTCCTGCGCGGTAAACCGTACATAAACCGGCTGGGAGGACTTCGTAAGCCCCGTTACCGCATCTTGGGGGCAGACGTCGCGGGACGGGTAGTCGACGTAGGCTCCGCCGTTAGTCGTTTTCAACTGGGGGACGAAGTATTCGGAGACCTTTCTGGTTGTGGATGGGGCGGATTTGCGGAATATGTATGCGCACATGAGGAGGCCTTGACGCCAAAACCGAATGGAGTAAGCTTCGAGCAAGCGGCGGCTATTCCCCAGGCAGCCGTTCTGGCCTTACAGGGATTACGGGATAAAGGAAAGCTTAAGAAGGGACAACGGGTTCTGATTAATGGCGCGGGGGGCGGTGTCGGAACATTCGGGATCCAATATGCCCGTTTGCTTGGAGTAGAAGTGACCGGTGTGGATAACGCCGAGAAAAGGGATATGCTGCTTTCCCTCGGAGCGGAGCATGTTTGGGATTATACGAAGGAAGACTTCACCAATAGTGGACAGCAATACGACCTGATTCTCGATGTCGTCGGTAATCGGTCTGTTTTCGCGCTGAAACGCGCGCTTAAGCCGGGAGGCACGTATGTCATGGTCGGCGGCTCTCTCCTTCGTATCTTGCAGACCTTGTTGGCGGCACCGCTGGCCGCTTGGCTGGAAAAGAAGAAAGTATCGGTGCTCGTCCATAAACCGAACCATGCCGATCAGTTGGTCTGGAAGACGCTTGTCGAAGCCGGCAAGATCACGCCCGTCCTGGATCGGAGGTATTCCTTAAGTGAGGCTGCCCATGCGCTTCGGTATTTCGGAGAAGGCCGCGCGAAAGGAAAGATCGTCGTCTTTATGGATTAA
- a CDS encoding malate:quinone oxidoreductase has protein sequence MSNRQTTTDVILIGAGVMSATLGSLLKELAPEWKIKVFEKLAKAGEESSNEWNNAGTGHAALCELNYTSEKPDGSIDISKAITINEQFQLSRQFWSYLVESKLIHNPQDFIRPLPHMSMVQGEADVKFLRKRFEALAANPLFQGMEYSEDPEKLKEWIPLIMEGRTSNEPIAATKIDSGTDVNFGALTRMLFEHLENSGVALHYKHSVKDITRGRDGLWELKVKNLDSGQTEIHAAKFVFIGGGGGSLPLLQKTGIPESKHIGGFPVSGLFMVCNNPDVIEKHHAKVYGKAKVGAPPMSVPHLDTRYIDNKKSLLFGPFAGFSPKFLKTGSYFDLIGSVKPDNLLTMLAAGMKEMALTKYLIQQVLLSNEKRMEELREFIPNAKSEDWEIVVAGQRVQVIKDTEVGGKGTLQFGTEVVSAADGSVAALLGASPGASTAVHVMFEVLQKCFPQYKKEWEPKLQEMVPSYGLSLLKNPELLHDIQAATSRTLGLVEESSTQRVTRRSASF, from the coding sequence ATGAGCAACAGACAAACAACAACAGACGTGATCTTGATTGGTGCCGGCGTCATGAGCGCGACTTTAGGCTCCCTGCTTAAAGAGCTGGCACCGGAATGGAAAATCAAAGTGTTTGAGAAGCTCGCTAAAGCCGGAGAAGAAAGCTCCAACGAATGGAACAATGCGGGTACGGGCCATGCGGCCCTGTGCGAGCTTAACTATACATCCGAGAAACCGGACGGATCTATAGATATCAGCAAAGCGATAACGATTAACGAGCAGTTTCAGCTTTCCCGCCAGTTCTGGTCTTATCTGGTCGAAAGCAAGCTGATTCACAATCCACAGGATTTCATCCGGCCCCTCCCTCACATGAGTATGGTCCAAGGGGAAGCCGACGTGAAGTTCTTGAGAAAACGGTTTGAGGCGCTGGCCGCCAATCCTCTGTTTCAAGGAATGGAATATTCGGAGGACCCCGAGAAGCTGAAGGAATGGATTCCCCTCATCATGGAAGGCCGCACCTCGAACGAACCGATCGCCGCCACCAAAATTGATTCCGGGACGGATGTCAATTTTGGTGCTTTGACACGTATGCTGTTCGAGCACCTGGAGAATAGCGGCGTGGCCCTTCATTACAAGCACAGTGTGAAAGATATTACGCGCGGCCGCGACGGCTTGTGGGAACTGAAAGTGAAGAACCTCGACAGCGGCCAAACCGAGATCCATGCGGCCAAATTCGTCTTCATCGGCGGCGGGGGCGGAAGTCTGCCTCTTCTTCAGAAGACAGGCATTCCGGAGTCCAAGCATATTGGAGGCTTCCCGGTCAGCGGCCTGTTCATGGTATGCAACAACCCGGACGTGATCGAGAAGCATCACGCCAAGGTTTACGGCAAAGCCAAGGTAGGCGCCCCTCCTATGTCGGTTCCGCATCTGGACACGCGGTATATCGATAACAAAAAGTCCTTGCTATTCGGACCATTTGCCGGGTTCTCGCCTAAGTTCCTGAAGACCGGCTCGTATTTCGACCTGATCGGCTCCGTCAAGCCGGACAACCTTCTGACGATGCTGGCCGCCGGCATGAAAGAGATGGCCTTGACCAAGTACCTGATCCAGCAAGTGCTGCTCTCGAATGAGAAGCGGATGGAAGAACTGCGCGAGTTCATTCCGAACGCCAAGAGCGAAGACTGGGAAATTGTCGTAGCGGGTCAGCGTGTGCAGGTTATCAAGGATACGGAAGTGGGCGGCAAAGGAACCCTTCAGTTCGGCACGGAGGTGGTAAGTGCCGCGGACGGCTCGGTCGCGGCCTTGCTTGGTGCTTCTCCAGGGGCTTCTACCGCGGTTCACGTTATGTTCGAGGTGCTGCAGAAGTGCTTCCCGCAGTACAAGAAGGAATGGGAGCCGAAGCTGCAGGAAATGGTTCCTTCCTATGGCCTGTCGCTGTTGAAGAACCCGGAGCTGCTCCACGACATCCAGGCCGCGACCTCGCGGACGCTGGGGCTCGTCGAGGAAAGCTCCACGCAGCGCGTCACCCGCCGGAGTGCCTCTTTCTAA